From a single Brassica oleracea var. oleracea cultivar TO1000 chromosome C5, BOL, whole genome shotgun sequence genomic region:
- the LOC106343436 gene encoding NADPH-dependent diflavin oxidoreductase 1-like isoform X1 gives MINTHQGTKQLDPWMLSLWGTLYQINPKYFPKGPDVVIPRDELIDQPKYRIVYHKQETLEPALMVESDIIERASEMSPGKLSKDKSKPDCFLKMTKNEVLTKAGSTKDVRHFEFQFVSSSIKYEVGDVVELLPSQDSSAVDAFIERCDLDPESFITVHPRETESNGSFGEVITHVPIKLNTFVELTMDVTSASPRRYFSEVMSFYATAEHEKARLQYFASPEGRDDLYNYNQKERRSVLEVLEDFPSVQMPFEWLVQLVPALKPRAFSISSSPLAYPAQVHLTVSVVSWMTPYKRPRKGLCSTWLASLTPEQGVNIPVWFHKSSLPAPPQSVPLILVGPGTGCAPFRGFIAERAVQAERAVQAETSPTAPVMLFFGSRNGHRFFIPRLLGVPCKRRRC, from the exons ATGATCAACACCCACCAGG GTACGAAGCAACTCGATCCTTGGATGCTGTCTTTGTGGGGTACATTATATCAGATCAATCCCAAATACTTTCCTAAAGGTCCAGATGTGGTGATTCCTCGAGATGAATTAATTGATCAGCCCAAATATAGGATTGTATATCATAAGCAAGAAACACTGGAGCCTGCATTGATGGTAGAGTCGG ATATCATAGAAAGAGCCAGTGAAATGTCACCCGGAAAATTATCCAAGGACAAAAGTAAACCAGACTGCTTTCTCAAGATG ACTAAAAATGAAGTCCTGACGAAAGCTGGAAGTACAAAGGATGTCCGCCACTTCGAGTTCCAATTTGTTTCTTCT AGTATCAAATATGAAGTTGGCGATGTTGTTGAGCTTCTTCCAAGCCAAGATTCTTCAGCAGTAGATGCGTTTATAGAACGCTGTGATTTGGACCCGGAATCATTTATCACA GTTCATCCAAGAGAGACAGAGAGTAATGGTTCATTTGGAGAAGTAATTACACATGTCCCTATTAAGCTTAATACTTTTGTTGAATTAACAATGGACGTTACATCCGCTTCACCTCGACGATACTTCTCTGAG GTGATGAGCTTCTATGCAACAGCTGAACATGAGAAGGCAAGACTGCAATACTTTGCCTCACCAGAGGGACGGGATGACCTCTACAATTACAATCAGAAGGAAAGAAGAAGCGTCCTTGAG GTGCTAGAGGATTTTCCTTCGGTGCAGATGCCTTTCGAGTGGCTTGTACAGTTAGTACCAGCTCTAAAACCAAGAGCTTTTTCGATATCTTCATCTCCTTTGGCCTACCCTGCTCAAGTACATTTGACCGTAAGCGTAGTATCATGGATGACCCCTTATAAGAGACCTCGAAAGGGTCTATGCTCCACTTGGCTCGCAAGCCTCACACCTGAACAAG GGGTAAACATACCGGTTTGGTTTCACAAAAGCTCTCTTCCTGCTCCACCACAGTCTGTTCCGCTCATCTTAGTGGGACCTGGAACCGGATGTGCCCCGTTCCGTGGGTTCATAGCTGAGAGAGCCGTGCAAGCTGAGAGAGCCGTGCAAGCTGAGACTAGCCCGACCGCACCAGTCATGTTGTTCTTTGGTTCCAGAAACGGACACAGATTTTTTATACCGCGACTTCTGGGAGTCCCATGCAAGAGAAGGAGGTGTTGA
- the LOC106345046 gene encoding NADPH-dependent diflavin oxidoreductase 1 has protein sequence MVGKLIYLTITRPDFCFAVNQASQHMQAPKVHHWNVVERIMRYLREDPSQGVWMGCNKRGMLSEVRGGGFYTAFSRDQPKKVYVQHKIREMGKEVWDLLCDGAAVYVAGSSTKMPCDVMSALEEIVMEETGGSKEMASRWLKAWEKIQC, from the exons ATGGTTGGGAAGCTAATCTATCTCACCATTACAAGACCAGACTTCTGTTTTGCTGTAAATCAAGCCAGTCAACATATGCAAGCACCAAAGGTTCATCATTGGAATGTGGTGGAAAGGATCATGAGATATCTAAGGGAGGATCCTAGTCAAGGTGTTTGGATGGGTTGCAATAAGA GAGGCATGCTCTCTGAAGTAAGAGGCGGCGGGTTTTACACTGCATTCTCTAGAGACCAGCCGAAGAAGGTTTACGTGCAACACAAAATCCGAGAGATGGGGAAGGAAGTTTGGGATTTGCTATGCGATGGAGCTGCCGTTTACGTGGCGGGCTCGTCCACGAAAATGCCTTGTGATGTGATGTCGGCTTTGGAGGAGATTGTGATGGAGGAGACCGGAGGATCAAAGGAAATGGCTTCACGGTGGCTCAAGGCTTGGGAGAAAATACAATGTTGA
- the LOC106343436 gene encoding NADPH-dependent diflavin oxidoreductase 1-like isoform X3, with protein sequence MSPGKLSKDKSKPDCFLKMTKNEVLTKAGSTKDVRHFEFQFVSSSIKYEVGDVVELLPSQDSSAVDAFIERCDLDPESFITVHPRETESNGSFGEVITHVPIKLNTFVELTMDVTSASPRRYFSEVMSFYATAEHEKARLQYFASPEGRDDLYNYNQKERRSVLEVLEDFPSVQMPFEWLVQLVPALKPRAFSISSSPLAYPAQVHLTVSVVSWMTPYKRPRKGLCSTWLASLTPEQGVNIPVWFHKSSLPAPPQSVPLILVGPGTGCAPFRGFIAERAVQAERAVQAETSPTAPVMLFFGSRNGHRFFIPRLLGVPCKRRRC encoded by the exons ATGTCACCCGGAAAATTATCCAAGGACAAAAGTAAACCAGACTGCTTTCTCAAGATG ACTAAAAATGAAGTCCTGACGAAAGCTGGAAGTACAAAGGATGTCCGCCACTTCGAGTTCCAATTTGTTTCTTCT AGTATCAAATATGAAGTTGGCGATGTTGTTGAGCTTCTTCCAAGCCAAGATTCTTCAGCAGTAGATGCGTTTATAGAACGCTGTGATTTGGACCCGGAATCATTTATCACA GTTCATCCAAGAGAGACAGAGAGTAATGGTTCATTTGGAGAAGTAATTACACATGTCCCTATTAAGCTTAATACTTTTGTTGAATTAACAATGGACGTTACATCCGCTTCACCTCGACGATACTTCTCTGAG GTGATGAGCTTCTATGCAACAGCTGAACATGAGAAGGCAAGACTGCAATACTTTGCCTCACCAGAGGGACGGGATGACCTCTACAATTACAATCAGAAGGAAAGAAGAAGCGTCCTTGAG GTGCTAGAGGATTTTCCTTCGGTGCAGATGCCTTTCGAGTGGCTTGTACAGTTAGTACCAGCTCTAAAACCAAGAGCTTTTTCGATATCTTCATCTCCTTTGGCCTACCCTGCTCAAGTACATTTGACCGTAAGCGTAGTATCATGGATGACCCCTTATAAGAGACCTCGAAAGGGTCTATGCTCCACTTGGCTCGCAAGCCTCACACCTGAACAAG GGGTAAACATACCGGTTTGGTTTCACAAAAGCTCTCTTCCTGCTCCACCACAGTCTGTTCCGCTCATCTTAGTGGGACCTGGAACCGGATGTGCCCCGTTCCGTGGGTTCATAGCTGAGAGAGCCGTGCAAGCTGAGAGAGCCGTGCAAGCTGAGACTAGCCCGACCGCACCAGTCATGTTGTTCTTTGGTTCCAGAAACGGACACAGATTTTTTATACCGCGACTTCTGGGAGTCCCATGCAAGAGAAGGAGGTGTTGA
- the LOC106343436 gene encoding NADPH-dependent diflavin oxidoreductase 1-like isoform X2 → MLSLWGTLYQINPKYFPKGPDVVIPRDELIDQPKYRIVYHKQETLEPALMVESDIIERASEMSPGKLSKDKSKPDCFLKMTKNEVLTKAGSTKDVRHFEFQFVSSSIKYEVGDVVELLPSQDSSAVDAFIERCDLDPESFITVHPRETESNGSFGEVITHVPIKLNTFVELTMDVTSASPRRYFSEVMSFYATAEHEKARLQYFASPEGRDDLYNYNQKERRSVLEVLEDFPSVQMPFEWLVQLVPALKPRAFSISSSPLAYPAQVHLTVSVVSWMTPYKRPRKGLCSTWLASLTPEQGVNIPVWFHKSSLPAPPQSVPLILVGPGTGCAPFRGFIAERAVQAERAVQAETSPTAPVMLFFGSRNGHRFFIPRLLGVPCKRRRC, encoded by the exons ATGCTGTCTTTGTGGGGTACATTATATCAGATCAATCCCAAATACTTTCCTAAAGGTCCAGATGTGGTGATTCCTCGAGATGAATTAATTGATCAGCCCAAATATAGGATTGTATATCATAAGCAAGAAACACTGGAGCCTGCATTGATGGTAGAGTCGG ATATCATAGAAAGAGCCAGTGAAATGTCACCCGGAAAATTATCCAAGGACAAAAGTAAACCAGACTGCTTTCTCAAGATG ACTAAAAATGAAGTCCTGACGAAAGCTGGAAGTACAAAGGATGTCCGCCACTTCGAGTTCCAATTTGTTTCTTCT AGTATCAAATATGAAGTTGGCGATGTTGTTGAGCTTCTTCCAAGCCAAGATTCTTCAGCAGTAGATGCGTTTATAGAACGCTGTGATTTGGACCCGGAATCATTTATCACA GTTCATCCAAGAGAGACAGAGAGTAATGGTTCATTTGGAGAAGTAATTACACATGTCCCTATTAAGCTTAATACTTTTGTTGAATTAACAATGGACGTTACATCCGCTTCACCTCGACGATACTTCTCTGAG GTGATGAGCTTCTATGCAACAGCTGAACATGAGAAGGCAAGACTGCAATACTTTGCCTCACCAGAGGGACGGGATGACCTCTACAATTACAATCAGAAGGAAAGAAGAAGCGTCCTTGAG GTGCTAGAGGATTTTCCTTCGGTGCAGATGCCTTTCGAGTGGCTTGTACAGTTAGTACCAGCTCTAAAACCAAGAGCTTTTTCGATATCTTCATCTCCTTTGGCCTACCCTGCTCAAGTACATTTGACCGTAAGCGTAGTATCATGGATGACCCCTTATAAGAGACCTCGAAAGGGTCTATGCTCCACTTGGCTCGCAAGCCTCACACCTGAACAAG GGGTAAACATACCGGTTTGGTTTCACAAAAGCTCTCTTCCTGCTCCACCACAGTCTGTTCCGCTCATCTTAGTGGGACCTGGAACCGGATGTGCCCCGTTCCGTGGGTTCATAGCTGAGAGAGCCGTGCAAGCTGAGAGAGCCGTGCAAGCTGAGACTAGCCCGACCGCACCAGTCATGTTGTTCTTTGGTTCCAGAAACGGACACAGATTTTTTATACCGCGACTTCTGGGAGTCCCATGCAAGAGAAGGAGGTGTTGA